TCACGTCGGCGGTCTTCGTCTGGCCGTAGGTAATTACGCGACGACCCGTGCCACGAGCCAGCTCCACGAGCTCGTGTTCCTCGTCGCACACCACGACGACACCCTCTTCGGGAACGGACGCCATGAACTCGGCGAACTTCGCGTAGATCTCATCCAGGTCGGAATAGTGATCCAGGTGGTCAGCTTCCACATTCGTCACGAGCACGCCCAGCGGATCGAGATACGTAAAGCTCTTGTCGCTTTCGTCGGCCTCTACCACGTAGTACTCTCCCGAGCCGGAATGGGCGTTGGTCTGGTAGGCGCGCACGATACCGCCAATGAGAAACGTGGGGTCAGCGCCCATGCCATCCAGGATGGAAGCGACCATGGAAGAGGTAGTGGTCTTGCCATGCGTGCCGGCAACGGCAAGCGTCTTCTTGCCCATGCCCAGTGCAGCGAGCATGCGAGCGCGATGCACGACGGGAATGCCCAGGCGCTTGGCTTCAACCAGTTCGGGATTGTTCTCCATGATGGCCGTAGACACCACGACTACATCGGGCAGCGGATCGGTGGGGATGTTTTCAGCTGCCTGGCCCACGAACACCGTGATACCGGCTTCCTCGAGCTGCTTGGTATAACGGCTTTCCTTCAAATCGGAACCCGTGACAACCATTCCCTGGTCATGGGCTACGCGAGCGATGCCGCTCATGCCCACGCCACCGACGCCAATAAAATGAACTCTCTCGATTTGATTCTGCGTCATGACGACCCAATGTACCTTTCGCGCTTCTGCTTTTGGAAACACCTATTCTAGACCGCTGCGTCTAGCGTGTAGCGCCTATCACAACATCTGCCAATTTGCTTGCCGCCTCATTCGTCCGAAACGAAGCAGCCGCCGCATGCATGCCCTCGCGAACCGAGGCGTCGTCGACGAGTTTCGCCAGCAAGTCGGCAAATTCGGGAGACTCCACCTGATCGTCGGCAATCACATACGCCGCACCGGCATCAACATACTCGCGTGCGTTAGTAGTCTGATGATCGGCCGTGGCATAGGGGAACGGAACGAGCAGGGCGGGAATGCCCAGCGCGGAGATCTCGGCAAGCGACGTAGCGCCCGAACGGGAAACAACGCAATCGCACGCGGCAAGCACGTCGCCCATGCGATCCTCGTAACCCACGACCGTCCAGCGATCCTTCAGCTCCTCGGGAATATCAAGCTGTTCGCACACGGTGTCGTATTCCTTTGGTCCCGTAATGTGACGCACGTAGAGATTCGGGCGCTTCAGCAGTTCGCGAGCCTGCTGGCAAAGCGCCGTATTGATATGGCGCGCACCCAGGCTACCGCCAAACACCACAAGCATAAGGGCGTCCTCGGGCACGCCCGCATACGCACGACCCGCTTCGCGCGTGGCGTCGAACACCGACGAGCGCACAGGATTGCCCGTAACCACGAGCTTGGAAGCGTCCCCTACCGCATCGCCGGCAACGCGATACGTAAGCGCCACGGCTGCGGCCTTCTTCGACAGGTACTTATTCGCCAGGCCCATGATGGAGTTCTGCTCGTGCACTACCACGGGAATGCCAAGCTGCTCTGCAGCACGGCCCACGGGAATGCACACGTAGCCGCCAAAGCACACCACGCAATCGGGCTTCACCTCGTTGAACCAGGCGCGGGCCTTCTTCGTGGAGGAATTCATGAGGCGCAGGGCCTTCACGATGGTGGCAGGATGGTTGCGGTTGAACCCCGTAGCGGGAAACGCCGTGAACGGGATACCAGCCTGGGGCACCAAGCGGGACTCCACGCCCTGGGGCGTACCC
This genomic stretch from Denitrobacterium detoxificans harbors:
- the murC gene encoding UDP-N-acetylmuramate--L-alanine ligase, with product MTQNQIERVHFIGVGGVGMSGIARVAHDQGMVVTGSDLKESRYTKQLEEAGITVFVGQAAENIPTDPLPDVVVVSTAIMENNPELVEAKRLGIPVVHRARMLAALGMGKKTLAVAGTHGKTTTSSMVASILDGMGADPTFLIGGIVRAYQTNAHSGSGEYYVVEADESDKSFTYLDPLGVLVTNVEADHLDHYSDLDEIYAKFAEFMASVPEEGVVVVCDEEHELVELARGTGRRVITYGQTKTADVKILSWGASGVGSIFVLQMPDGTTVQGRVKQNPGRHNVLNAAGALSLLWGVGEDVQAAADALAEFAGVRRRFDLVGEANGVTIVDDYAHHPTEIAATISAARKLDFNAVHVLFQPHRYSRLPLFTEVLRSDFAHAFDQADSVTFMDVYAAGEVPVPGVNGKTFMDVLEDSSDHPSLTYIHHRLDVVPSLVERVKPGDLVITMGAGDVTAMGPSLLAALQDKANA
- the murG gene encoding undecaprenyldiphospho-muramoylpentapeptide beta-N-acetylglucosaminyltransferase; its protein translation is MNIVVSGGGTAGHINPALALADELQRRGHTVYFAGTPQGVESRLVPQAGIPFTAFPATGFNRNHPATIVKALRLMNSSTKKARAWFNEVKPDCVVCFGGYVCIPVGRAAEQLGIPVVVHEQNSIMGLANKYLSKKAAAVALTYRVAGDAVGDASKLVVTGNPVRSSVFDATREAGRAYAGVPEDALMLVVFGGSLGARHINTALCQQARELLKRPNLYVRHITGPKEYDTVCEQLDIPEELKDRWTVVGYEDRMGDVLAACDCVVSRSGATSLAEISALGIPALLVPFPYATADHQTTNAREYVDAGAAYVIADDQVESPEFADLLAKLVDDASVREGMHAAAASFRTNEAASKLADVVIGATR